One region of Eupeodes corollae chromosome 1, idEupCoro1.1, whole genome shotgun sequence genomic DNA includes:
- the LOC129939275 gene encoding vitelline membrane protein Vm26Aa-like, translated as MKFFAALIAFAAVVCVVLADKMDKNKDGMVASSYGAAAPSYGGASYSAPPCPKNYLFSCQPNLAPVPCAAGGYAGAYSEQVPQYLLPQNAYQQYNQQY; from the coding sequence ATGAAATTCTTCGCTGCTTTGATTGCCTTCGCCGCTGTTGTCTGCGTTGTTTTGGCCGATAAAATGGACAAGAACAAGGACGGTATGGTAGCATCTAGCTATGGTGCTGCTGCCCCCAGCTATGGTGGTGCTTCATACTCAGCTCCACCATGCCCCAAGAACTACCTTTTCAGCTGTCAACCAAACTTGGCTCCAGTTCCATGTGCCGCTGGTGGATATGCCGGAGCTTACTCCGAGCAAGTTCCACAATACTTGCTGCCACAAAACGCTTACCAACAATACAATCAACAATACTGA